One window from the genome of Brachionichthys hirsutus isolate HB-005 chromosome 19, CSIRO-AGI_Bhir_v1, whole genome shotgun sequence encodes:
- the wdr45 gene encoding WD repeat domain phosphoinositide-interacting protein 4, whose product MAQQRGVNSLQFNQDQSCFCCAMETGVRIYNVEPLMEKGHLDHEQVGSVALCSMLHRSNLLAVVGGGVNPKFSEISALVWDDARESRDPKDKLVLEFTFTKPVLAVRMRHDKIIIVLKNRIYVYSFPDNPVKLFEFDTRDNPKGLCDLCPSLEKQLLVFPGHKCGSLQLVDLSNTKPGTSSAPFTINAHQSEIACVALNQPGSVAASASRKGTLIRLFDTTTRDKLVELRRGTDPATLYCINFSHDSSFLCASSDKGTVHIFALKDTKLNRRSALARVGKVGPVIGQYVDSQWSLASFTVPAECACICAFGKNTSKNVNSVIAICVDGTFHKYVFTPDGNCNREAFDVYLDICDDDDF is encoded by the exons ATGGCTCAGCAGAGAGGAGTCAACAGCCTGCAGTTCAACCAGGACCAGA gctgtTTCTGCTGTGCGATGGAGACGGGGGTCAGGATTTACAACGTGGAGCCTCTCATGGAGAAAGGACACCTGG ACCATGAGCAGGTGGGCAGCGTGGCGCTGTGCTCCATGCTGCATCGCTCCAACCTACTGGCCGTCGTCGGAGGAGGAGTCAACCCCAAGTTCTCCGAAATATCGG CGCTGGTCTGGGACGACGCTCGGGAGTCGCGAGACCCCAAAGACAAACTGGTGCTGGAGTTCACCTTCACCAAACCGGTTCTCGCCGTCCGCATGAGGCATGACAA GATCATCATCGTTTTAAAGAACAGGATATATGTGTACAGTTTCCCAGACAACCCCGTCAAACTCTTTGAGTTTGACACCAGAGACAACCCCAAAG GCTTGTGTGATTTATGTCCCAGcctggagaagcagctgctggtgTTTCCTGGACATAAATGCGGCAGCCTGCAGCTAGTT GACCTGTCCAACACAAAACCCGGAACGTCGTCTGCTCCTTTCACCATCAACGCCCACCAGAGCGAGATCGCCTGCGTGGCGCTGAACCAGCCCGGCAGCGTGGCGGCGTCAGCCTCTCGTAAGGGAACACTCATCCGCCTGTTTGACACGACGACCCGAGACAAGCTGGTGGAGCTGCGGCGAGGGACCGACCCGGCCACCCTTTACTG CATCAACTTCAGCCACGACTCCTCCTTCCTTTGCGCCTCCAGTGACAAAGGCACCGTTCACATCTTTGCTCTCAAAGACACCAAACTCAACCGCCGCTCAGC ACTGGCTCGTGTCGGCAAGGTGGGCCCCGTGATCGGCCAGTACGTGGACAGCCAGTGGTCGTTGGCCAGCTTCACCGTGCCGGCCGAGTGCGCCTGCATCTGCGCTTTCGGAAAGAACACGTCCAAGAACGTCAATTCCGTCATCG CCATTTGCGTGGACGGGACCTTCCACAAGTACGTGTTCACCCCCGATGGAAACTGCAACCGAGAGGCCTTCGACGTTTATCTGGACATATGCGATGACGACGACTTCTGA
- the LOC137908246 gene encoding L antigen family member 3-like, whose protein sequence is MAAPEEERSDGTEKLEFSLDVPFPSVKEAVIALRALSPDREPRKGGISKRISVAGSVLSVGWRADEARILRVSVNSFLDHLSLVLETMVMFGPPVPQ, encoded by the exons ATGGCGGCgccagaggaggaaaggagcGACGGAACAGAGAAACTGGAGTT TTCTCTGGACGTTCCCTTCCCGTCGGTCAAAGAGGCCGTCATCGCTCTGCGTGCTCTTTCTCCGGACCGCGAGCCAAGAAAAGGTGGCATCAGTAAACGGATCAGCGTGGCGGGCAGCGTGCTGTCGGT GGGGTGGCGCGCGGACGAAGCTCGGATCCTGCGGGTGTCCGTGAACTCGTTTCTGGATCATCTGTCTCTCGTTTTGGAGACCATGGTCATGTTTGGTCCTCCTGTCCCCCAGTGA